The DNA sequence GTGGAGATCGACGCCTCCCAGATCGAGCTCGGCGTTCCCAAGCGCCCCGAGGAAGAGGCCCCATCCGAGTACCATGGCAAGGTCGACTTCTTCGACACCTCGAAAGGCTTCGGATTCATCCGCGAGCAGGGCACCCAGGAGCGCTTCTTCGTCCACGTCACCGGATTGCTGGATGACATCCAGGAAGGCGACAAGGTCGTCTTCGAGGTGGAGCGCGGCCCCAAGGGGCTGAACGCCGTGCGCGTGAAGAAGGGCTGATCCGCCAGGTCTCCTCCAATACCGGTCCTTCAAGCGTGACCCGTTCCGCGCTGCATGAATGATCGGCGGCCGTTGAGTCGTCCGTCCCAGAGAGATATACCCAGGCTGGCCTAGGTGGATCGGGCCCATGAGGGTCAGGTCGGGCACCGTTGTTCGACCCATGGAAGGCCATTGCACAGTGGGCAGCCCCGCCTACCTTCGATAACCGGAGATGGCATAGGTCATCCCGGCACGTTTCTTGGCCCGATACAGCGATCATTCCATCATGCGCCGACCACTGCTCCTCTGGATGCTCGGGATCTGTTCCGCATCCTCCACACCACTCCAGACCCTTCAAGCACAGGCACCGTCCGCCTGGGAAGCCAATCCCGGCGGCACCATCGCGTGGATGCGCACCACCAGCGCCGGCGACCTGCTGGTATGCACCAGTGAGGGACTGAAAGGCATCGACCCCGCCACCGGCGCCATCCAGTGGACGGTGAAGGAACTGGCGAACGCGCCCGAGAGCGGGTACGAGGAGATCGCCAACACACCCTTCGTGGCCGTGGCACCGGCTTCCGGCAGCGGTGAACTGATGATCATCGAGCCGTTCGGGGGGAGCATCCTCTTCAGCAGCACGGCCAGCGGGATCGGCCACATCGCCAGCAAGTACTTCCTCTACGCCAACAACGCCATCGTTCTTGTGGGCCAGAGCGCGGACAAGAAGGCGGTGATGGCCTGTGTGGACATGGCCTCCGGCAAGGTGCGATGGACCAAGGACGATTCTTTCAGCAAACTCACGTCCTGCACCAGCGCCGGCAAGGATGCCATCCTGCTCAGCACCCTCTTCTTCGCCTACAAGCTGGACGCCAACACAGGCGCCGAGCTGTGGAAGCAAAGCCCCGATCCGAAGTTCGCCAGCATGTCCGGATTGATGGGTGCGCTCGATAAAGGCGGCGCCAACCTCGGCGGGCCCATGGCCCAGACGCAGGGCGCGTTCATCACCACTCCGCACGCACCGGAGCTCTGTTTCATGGCCCTGCAGCAGACCAAGCAGAGCCAGAAGACCGATGCAGCGGGCAAGACCACCACGACCATCACCTACACCACCTTCCTCAACGCCTTCAAGATCACCGATGGCAGCTATGCGTGGGCCCAACCGCTGCAGTTCCAGCAGCCGATGGGCGCCCTCGTGCCGCTGAAGCAAGGCTTGCTCGTGGGCGCAGGCGACAACAACAAAGCGGAGCTGCTGGACTACCGCAGCGGTAAAGGACTCTGGGGCAAGAACGGCAAGGGCATCACCGTCACTGGGCCCTTGAGTGGCGCTGTGGAAGTGGGCGACAAGACCCTGCTCACCTCGGGCGGCAAGGACGGCGTGGCCATGCTGGTGGATGCCAACGGCACCGACCGCTGGGCGAAGAAGCTGAAGCTCGATGGCACCATCCAGCGGGTGAGCCTGCTGCCCAACGCCCTGCTGATCGCCAGCAGCGATGAGGCCGATGTCGTTGACATCGCCACTGGCGCTTCGCGGCTGGGCAAACCCTTCAAGGGCGGGGCCGGCACCGTGGCGGCCACCACCAACGACCTCTACCTATTCAACACCAAGGACCGTCTGCTCTACCGCATGCCCCTGAGCGGCGGCAACGCCTCTGCCATCAGCAGCACCCCGCTGGAATTCGAGGGAAAAGAGAACGCGAATGCGGTTGAAGTGAACGACCACGGCATCCTGGTGAGCAGCGAACAGAACATCGCACTCTTCGGCACGGACGGTGGCCTGAAGTACAAGAAGTACTTCCCCGCACCACGGGAGAGCGGCCTCACCCGTGCACTGCTCTATGCCAACGCCGTGCGCGCAGCCTACTACACAGCGGCCTTCGGCTATACCAGCGCCGCCTTCGGTGCGGTCAGCAACAGCATCCAGGTCACCGATCCCTCCTCCGCCGCCGGCAAGGACATCACCGGCCAGGTCTCCAACATCTACGGCGATGCCTCAGTGATGGCATTGGACTACACCAAGCAGTTCATGCAACGGGCCAATGCGCGCTTCAAGGCCACGGCCAGCACCAGCGCCGTGCAGTACATCCTCAGCGATGCCGGCAAGCGCGAATTCGTGCTGATGCGCGTGAACAAGAAGGACGGCTCCTTGGGCGATACCATCATGCTGGGCAAGGACAAGACCCCGGTATACGAGGTGGATGGCTTCGACAATGCCGTCTACTTGGTGAGCGGTGCCAAGGTGGTGGGGTACCGTTGACCGGCGCTCCCCCCTGCCTTCATCCGCGCCGTCTGTGAACAACCTTAGGCGGGTGTGCCAGACATCAGCGGATAACATCCCTGCGGACTACTTTCGGCTCCGATGGCAGAAAAGATCGACATCGAAGTATCCCGCAACGAGGACCACAACAAGCTCCTCGTCTCCGCCCTGCACGCCCGCTTGAAGAAGGTGCACCTCGGCGGCGGCGAGAAGCGCATCGCCGACCACAAAGCCAAGGGCAAGATGACCGCCCGCGAGCGCATCGACGCCCTGCTCGACCCCAAGAGCCCGCGCATCGAGATCGGCGCCTTCGCGGCCGACGGCATGTACACCGAACACGGCGGTGCGCCGAGTGCAGGTGTGGTGGTGATGATCGGCTACGTGAGCAAGCGCCAGTGCATCGTGGTGGCCAACGACGCCACCGTGAAGGCCGGCGCCTGGTTCCCCATGACGGGCAAGAAGAACCTGCGCGCGCAGGAGATCGCCATCGAGAACCGCCTGCCCATCATCTACCTCGTGGATAGCGCCGGCGTGTACCTGCCCATGCAGGACGAGATCTTCCCCGACAAGGAGCACTTCGGCAGGATCTTTCGCAACAACGCGGTGATGAGCTCCATGGGCATCACGCAGATCGCCGCCGTCATGGGCAGCTGCGTGGCGGGCGGCGCCTACCTGCCCATCATGAGCGACGAGGCCCTCATCGTGGAGAAGACCGGCAGCATCTTCCTCGCCGGCAGCTACCTGGTAAAAGCCGCCATCGGTGAGGACATCGACAACGAGACCCTCGGCGGCGCCACCACGCACAGCGAGATCAGCGGCGTCACCGACTACAAGTGCAAGGACGATGCGGATTGCCTCAAGAAGATCCGCGCCATCGTGGACAAGCTCGGCAAGCCGAAGGATGCGGGCTTCAGCCGGGAGAAAGCCGCGGCGCCCAAGAGCGACCCGAAGGAGATCTACGGCATCATTCCCACCGAGCGCGCCAAGCCCTACGACATGCGCGAGGTCATCGCGCGACTGGTCGACGGCAGCGAGTACACCGAGTACAAGGAAGGCTACGGCCAGAGCATCCTCACCGCCTACGCCCGCATCGACGGCTGGGCCGTGGGCATCGTGGCCAACCAGCGCAAGGTGGTGAAGAGCAAAAAGGGCGAGATGCAGTTCGGCGGCGTCATCTACAGCGACAGCGCCGACAAGGCCACGCGCTTCATCGCCAACTGCAACCAGAAGAACATCCCGCTGGTCTTCCTGCAGGACGTCACCGGCTTCATGGTGGGCAGCCGCAGCGAGCACGGCGGCATCATCAAGGACGGCGCGAAACTGGTGAACGCCGTAAGCAACAGCGTGGTGCCCAAGTTCACCGTGATCGTGGGCAACAGCTACGGCGCCGGCAACTACGCCATGTGCGGCAAAGCCTACGACCCGCGCCTCATCGTGGGCTGGCCCAGCGCGCAAGTAGCGGTGATGGGCGGCGACCAGGCCAGCAAGGTGATGCTCCAGATCGAAGTGGCCGCGCTGAAAGGCAAGGGCGAGACCATCACCCCCGAGAAGGAAGCCGAACTGCTCAACCGCATCCGCAGCAAGTACGAGGAGACCATCAGCCCGTATTACGCGGCAAGCAGGCTGTGGCTGGATGCGGTGAT is a window from the Flavobacteriales bacterium genome containing:
- a CDS encoding cold shock domain-containing protein, translated to MATFEKREKEKKRQQKQEEKKRKKEERKANKSGGGLENMMAYVDEFGRITDTPPDPTKRVEIDASQIELGVPKRPEEEAPSEYHGKVDFFDTSKGFGFIREQGTQERFFVHVTGLLDDIQEGDKVVFEVERGPKGLNAVRVKKG
- a CDS encoding PQQ-binding-like beta-propeller repeat protein — its product is MRRPLLLWMLGICSASSTPLQTLQAQAPSAWEANPGGTIAWMRTTSAGDLLVCTSEGLKGIDPATGAIQWTVKELANAPESGYEEIANTPFVAVAPASGSGELMIIEPFGGSILFSSTASGIGHIASKYFLYANNAIVLVGQSADKKAVMACVDMASGKVRWTKDDSFSKLTSCTSAGKDAILLSTLFFAYKLDANTGAELWKQSPDPKFASMSGLMGALDKGGANLGGPMAQTQGAFITTPHAPELCFMALQQTKQSQKTDAAGKTTTTITYTTFLNAFKITDGSYAWAQPLQFQQPMGALVPLKQGLLVGAGDNNKAELLDYRSGKGLWGKNGKGITVTGPLSGAVEVGDKTLLTSGGKDGVAMLVDANGTDRWAKKLKLDGTIQRVSLLPNALLIASSDEADVVDIATGASRLGKPFKGGAGTVAATTNDLYLFNTKDRLLYRMPLSGGNASAISSTPLEFEGKENANAVEVNDHGILVSSEQNIALFGTDGGLKYKKYFPAPRESGLTRALLYANAVRAAYYTAAFGYTSAAFGAVSNSIQVTDPSSAAGKDITGQVSNIYGDASVMALDYTKQFMQRANARFKATASTSAVQYILSDAGKREFVLMRVNKKDGSLGDTIMLGKDKTPVYEVDGFDNAVYLVSGAKVVGYR
- a CDS encoding acyl-CoA carboxylase subunit beta — protein: MDIEVSRNEDHNKLLVSALHARLKKVHLGGGEKRIADHKAKGKMTARERIDALLDPKSPRIEIGAFAADGMYTEHGGAPSAGVVVMIGYVSKRQCIVVANDATVKAGAWFPMTGKKNLRAQEIAIENRLPIIYLVDSAGVYLPMQDEIFPDKEHFGRIFRNNAVMSSMGITQIAAVMGSCVAGGAYLPIMSDEALIVEKTGSIFLAGSYLVKAAIGEDIDNETLGGATTHSEISGVTDYKCKDDADCLKKIRAIVDKLGKPKDAGFSREKAAAPKSDPKEIYGIIPTERAKPYDMREVIARLVDGSEYTEYKEGYGQSILTAYARIDGWAVGIVANQRKVVKSKKGEMQFGGVIYSDSADKATRFIANCNQKNIPLVFLQDVTGFMVGSRSEHGGIIKDGAKLVNAVSNSVVPKFTVIVGNSYGAGNYAMCGKAYDPRLIVGWPSAQVAVMGGDQASKVMLQIEVAALKGKGETITPEKEAELLNRIRSKYEETISPYYAASRLWLDAVIDPLETRTWISMGIEAASQAPATREFNMGVLQT